The Methanosarcinales archaeon genome segment TATATTCTTTGGCGGGCATGCTGGGAATTGAACCCAGGTTCCAGGCTCCGGAGGCTTGAGTGATATCCTCTACACTACATGCCCATTGCCAGATAATAAACAGCTCCGGATATAAAAGCACCGCCCATTGTGGCCACTAAATTTACACCGCTATTTGACAACCATCCTTTTTGCTGCATGGTCGCGCCCAGCAAACTGTCGAAATTGGTACCTGCAAATCCACCCAGCACTACAATAAATACCCAGAAAATATAGGTAGAAATACCTGAAGGGGCAAGGTCAATCACACCAAGCGCCAGTGCCAGTATGCCTGTGATCAGAGACCCCCCGATACATACCAATTCCCCTAACACTGTTACTCCACCGTCTGTCCCAGTCCTTACAGGTTCAAATGTAGTTATCATAACCGGTTTGCCTTTGCAGGTTTCTCCGATCTCACTTGCAAGGGTATCTCCGGTCGCAGTAGCCACTGCCCCTAAATAAGCAAATAGCAAAACGTTGGAACCGTCATACACTCCATATCCCACTGCAAGAATAAGTGCAGTTATTGAATTACTAAATACGTTTTCGTAACTTCTTAACCCACCTTTGCTTTGGGCGACTCCCATTGCAAGTTTATAATCATATCTGTATCTTGTAAAAGCACCTCCCAGGAGAAAAAAAGAGATAAGGATCAAATACCAGTTGATATTTGTAAACACAATAATCAGTACCCCCAATAGCAGGGCAGCCAGCATAGCAGATACATCAGCAATATTCTGGCGGTATGCAAGGAATGATAAAAATAGTGAGAATATAAACGCTATCGAAAGGTGAATGAAATTCA includes the following:
- a CDS encoding TIGR00297 family protein, encoding MGVIILILGNDFEFPIYVLSASIAITCIGNVAASYIRTEVNIEDELDEKLVNATSSIALTIIGALSAFLIAYWTIGWMNFDVAPNQLFFLVLIGALTGALLEVIPSKTNKNLTMMLGAGMVMWLFASFGYYVNFIHLSIAFIFSLFLSFLAYRQNIADVSAMLAALLLGVLIIVFTNINWYLILISFFLLGGAFTRYRYDYKLAMGVAQSKGGLRSYENVFSNSITALILAVGYGVYDGSNVLLFAYLGAVATATGDTLASEIGETCKGKPVMITTFEPVRTGTDGGVTVLGELVCIGGSLITGILALALGVIDLAPSGISTYIFWVFIVVLGGFAGTNFDSLLGATMQQKGWLSNSGVNLVATMGGAFISGAVYYLAMGM